TACAGAGCCAATGTGGACACTAGGCGACCACAGCTAGGAAACATTGGTTTCAGTTTGATAAAAGGCTGGAGACCTGTGTCCAGGTTCCTTCTTGTGGTGGAGTGCAAAGATGAGGCCCATCTTGGTTTGCTTGTGGCAACTTGTCTTCCTTTCTGGGCCTAAAACGTCGGATGTTAATATATTCGAAGCAAGTTCTATTCATACATTTATGTTTGAAGCTACTGTACATGATGACCGGTTCCTCTTTTCCTTCTAATTTCAACCTCTCTCTAACACCTTTCTTCTCTACCTCCCTCCAGCCTTCAACCGGTGCTGTAAAGACACAGGTTTCTTAATGGTCTTTAAGTGTCGAGAGGAGAATGCAGCACTGAAGGAATGTCTGACAATACAGTGAGTCTTTTGCAATTTCCTCTGCAACACTCAGCACTCGCACAGTAAGCTGCGTTATCGCACCAACACCTTCTGCACGGGCTAACCCACTCTGTCAGCCGCCCTCGCACTCTCAACTGTTGTCTATTAAGTCTGTCTCCTCAAAACCATATAATCACCATACAAATGAGTCATACAGGGATGTCTTAattctgtaaaataaacactgtaCCTTCTGTCTTCCACCAGCTACAAGGACCCTGCGTTCTTCGAGCTGTGTAAGCAGGAGTACATCCAAGAAAAACTGGAGTTTGAGAGGACAGGGGTCCCAACAaagaacaggaaacaaaaagtCCCAACTAGCATGTAATGAATCACATGACAACCAAATAGCTTTTGAAAGGCGAAGGTGCAGAGTGTGAGCCAGATCCAGTCCTACAAACCAAGAGTACATGGTCATCCGGCTGggcttttaacttttaaaggcACAAGCCGGTGTATTTAATGAAAACATGTGGAGTGACTAAAACTGGTTTGGTGTGCAAGAGtggaatataatttaaaaaaataagcaaattcTTTGTTCTGTATATTTTCAGAATGTTCTCCATCAGATGGCCAACATGATCTTGTTATCATCAGCATTTGCATTACATTTACCAATATGCTTATTGGTTGATAGAATATGTAGATGGGATCATACAGTCACCTCCTGTAGCCAAACCAGGAAGAGCTTCTTTAGTGCAGAGCTTTAGCTTCGGATGTGTACAGTCAAATTGTTCCATATCTGCCGAACACTTTGTTGTGTCTTTAGAAG
The genomic region above belongs to Etheostoma cragini isolate CJK2018 chromosome 6, CSU_Ecrag_1.0, whole genome shotgun sequence and contains:
- the cmc1 gene encoding COX assembly mitochondrial protein homolog; this translates as MEAANTEISLRHVEKDVLIPKMMREKAKERCAQKVEAFNRCCKDTGFLMVFKCREENAALKECLTIHYKDPAFFELCKQEYIQEKLEFERTGVPTKNRKQKVPTSM